The following coding sequences lie in one candidate division TA06 bacterium B3_TA06 genomic window:
- a CDS encoding flavodoxin, protein MKVLITYASKYGSTAEVAEKVAEILRSKGLEVDLSRAKEVTDISSYDAVILGSPFRVFRWLREARKFVKRNQDALAKIPVACFALGLSLMEDTQKNRAQMLKWLSPISESIKPVDIGLFGGRWDKKRVPFYMRIFPMPEGDFRRWEEIVAWAEKLVAKLKSSKRG, encoded by the coding sequence ATGAAAGTTCTGATAACATACGCATCAAAGTACGGCTCCACCGCCGAGGTGGCGGAAAAGGTAGCCGAAATTCTGAGAAGCAAAGGGTTGGAGGTTGATTTATCCAGAGCCAAGGAGGTCACCGATATCTCGTCCTACGATGCGGTTATCTTAGGCAGTCCATTCAGGGTGTTCCGCTGGCTGCGTGAGGCACGCAAGTTCGTGAAGAGGAACCAGGATGCCCTCGCTAAGATACCGGTGGCTTGCTTTGCACTTGGCCTCAGCCTTATGGAGGATACCCAAAAGAACCGGGCACAGATGCTTAAGTGGCTTTCTCCAATAAGCGAGAGCATCAAGCCCGTTGACATCGGCCTCTTCGGCGGGAGATGGGACAAGAAGCGCGTGCCCTTCTACATGCGTATCTTCCCCATGCCCGAAGGCGACTTCCGCAGATGGGAGGAAATCGTCGCCTGGGCCGAGAAATTGGTCGCAAAACTCAAGAGCTCTAAGCGTGGATAA
- a CDS encoding ATPase, which translates to MDKIIHRSLKLNCDVHRAFEMFTVNEKLQSWLTELADVEPRVGGKYELFWNPDDKQYDSTIGCKITAIEQDRFLSFEWKGPKQYNDFMNTADPLTHVVVFFIPGDGFTEVQLIHSGWRSSPEWEEARQWFEKMWNVCFEALKKQING; encoded by the coding sequence GTGGATAAGATCATTCATCGTTCACTTAAGCTGAACTGCGACGTGCATCGCGCATTCGAGATGTTTACCGTAAACGAGAAGCTTCAATCATGGTTAACGGAGTTGGCGGACGTTGAGCCGCGTGTAGGCGGAAAATACGAGCTTTTCTGGAATCCGGATGATAAGCAATACGATTCTACCATCGGCTGCAAGATAACCGCGATCGAGCAGGACAGGTTCCTATCCTTTGAATGGAAAGGGCCGAAGCAGTACAATGACTTCATGAACACAGCCGATCCACTGACCCACGTTGTGGTCTTCTTTATTCCAGGTGATGGATTTACCGAGGTCCAACTCATCCACTCCGGCTGGAGAAGTTCGCCTGAGTGGGAAGAGGCACGTCAATGGTTCGAGAAGATGTGGAACGTGTGTTTTGAGGCACTGAAGAAGCAAATCAACGGCTGA
- a CDS encoding 4-oxalocrotonate tautomerase codes for MPLIQVDGPPIDIEKKRRLVKELTDVAVKIYEIEHIVVLIRENQPENVGSNGELIADKQRTAD; via the coding sequence ATGCCTTTAATCCAGGTAGACGGCCCGCCGATTGATATCGAGAAGAAAAGGCGGCTGGTCAAAGAACTAACTGACGTCGCGGTCAAGATTTACGAGATAGAGCACATCGTTGTATTGATCCGGGAGAATCAACCAGAAAATGTAGGCTCCAACGGCGAACTGATTGCCGATAAGCAGCGAACCGCAGATTGA